A portion of the Cloacibacillus sp. genome contains these proteins:
- a CDS encoding TAXI family TRAP transporter solute-binding subunit, whose product MKKSRVLISMVILALFASAAFATTFVTIGSGGVGGTYYPLGGVMAELLTKGNVDIKATSRSTAASKENCRLVASNKAQIGMTMGSTLYQAYTGTEAFKDDGKLPLLTLMHMYAAPQHLVTTTRTGIKKFSDIKGKKVSLGAQGGGDQLLSLMILDAAGMDPDKDLRKQQLSQPEAVTALKDGNIDAAFFNFAVPGSAVMEIAAVRDVVLIPLPDDVIAKVTAKHPFLMPYTITKGSYTKQDQDVKTVADGNFLVVNNKLPEKVAYDMVKIFIEKKEDIMKVTPQAVDFTPQKAGIGIIPFHKGAAKYFKEKGVNVESK is encoded by the coding sequence ATGAAGAAGAGCAGAGTTTTAATAAGTATGGTTATTTTGGCGCTGTTTGCCTCAGCGGCCTTCGCCACGACATTTGTGACGATCGGTTCAGGAGGAGTCGGGGGCACCTATTATCCGCTGGGCGGAGTGATGGCGGAGCTTCTTACCAAGGGTAATGTCGATATCAAAGCGACTTCGCGTTCAACGGCGGCCTCGAAGGAGAACTGCCGCCTGGTGGCTTCAAACAAGGCTCAGATAGGAATGACGATGGGCTCAACGCTGTATCAGGCGTACACGGGAACGGAAGCTTTCAAAGATGACGGTAAACTGCCGCTTTTGACGCTGATGCATATGTATGCCGCTCCGCAGCATTTGGTAACTACGACCAGAACAGGGATCAAAAAGTTCTCTGACATCAAGGGTAAAAAGGTCTCGCTCGGAGCACAGGGCGGCGGTGACCAGCTTCTTTCCCTGATGATACTTGATGCCGCGGGGATGGATCCCGACAAGGATCTCCGCAAGCAGCAGCTTTCTCAGCCGGAAGCGGTAACTGCGCTTAAGGACGGAAATATCGACGCCGCCTTCTTCAACTTTGCGGTCCCCGGCTCTGCGGTCATGGAGATCGCGGCTGTACGCGATGTAGTGCTGATACCGCTTCCGGATGATGTGATCGCGAAGGTCACGGCGAAACATCCATTCCTTATGCCCTATACGATAACTAAAGGTTCGTACACAAAGCAGGACCAGGACGTCAAGACCGTCGCCGACGGAAATTTCCTCGTCGTGAACAATAAGCTTCCGGAGAAGGTGGCCTATGACATGGTGAAGATCTTCATTGAGAAAAAAGAAGATATCATGAAGGTTACGCCGCAGGCGGTAGATTTTACGCCGCAGAAGGCCGGAATAGGCATCATCCCGTTCCACAAGGGAGCGGCCAAATACTTCAAGGAAAAGGGCGTAAACGTAGAGTCGAAATAA